A window from Exiguobacterium marinum DSM 16307 encodes these proteins:
- a CDS encoding PQQ-dependent sugar dehydrogenase translates to MKRQIGVVTLLFLIGCTPESTNEGSEQPPTEESVETTDESSIAEESDLNIGEVTPIVENLDIPWSIARTPDGWFVSERGGTITVIDDSGRATQSAVNLKEDVFEIGEGGLLGIALSDDFESSGILYAYHTYGSSGRDVQNRVVELTWDGERFEETDVVLDEIPGARFHNGGRLLIDGEYLWVTTGDALVPELAQDESSLAGKILRIPLSGEGEPTDWIYSLGHRNPQGLSRIDDVLYASEHGASGHDEVNVIEEGNNYGWPIIEGNEQQEGLVTPWFEVGETSWAPSGIATDERYVYMATLRNERLVAINRETKQVTTIVEGVGRIRDVWLDDDTLYFISNNTDGRGNPQSQDDKLYQVTIR, encoded by the coding sequence ATGAAACGTCAAATCGGGGTTGTGACACTATTATTTCTTATAGGATGTACGCCAGAATCGACAAATGAGGGCTCGGAACAACCGCCTACAGAAGAATCGGTAGAGACTACGGATGAATCGAGCATCGCTGAAGAGTCGGACCTTAACATTGGAGAAGTGACACCAATCGTTGAAAACTTGGACATCCCTTGGTCAATCGCTCGTACACCGGACGGATGGTTCGTATCGGAACGTGGCGGAACGATCACCGTGATCGATGATTCGGGTCGCGCGACGCAATCTGCAGTGAACTTGAAGGAAGACGTATTTGAGATTGGTGAAGGGGGACTCCTTGGCATCGCGTTAAGTGACGATTTTGAATCGAGCGGAATCCTTTACGCGTATCACACATACGGCTCGTCAGGAAGAGACGTGCAGAATCGTGTAGTGGAATTGACGTGGGACGGGGAACGTTTCGAAGAGACAGACGTCGTGCTTGACGAGATTCCAGGGGCACGCTTCCACAATGGAGGGCGTCTGCTAATCGATGGTGAGTATCTTTGGGTGACGACGGGCGATGCGCTCGTGCCAGAACTTGCTCAAGACGAGTCATCTTTGGCAGGGAAGATTTTACGAATTCCATTATCGGGTGAAGGCGAACCGACCGACTGGATCTATTCGCTTGGTCATCGGAATCCACAAGGGCTGAGTCGGATTGACGACGTTCTCTATGCGAGCGAGCATGGAGCGAGTGGACATGACGAGGTCAACGTGATTGAAGAAGGGAACAATTATGGCTGGCCCATCATTGAAGGAAACGAGCAACAAGAAGGTCTTGTCACGCCATGGTTTGAAGTCGGTGAGACGTCTTGGGCGCCGTCTGGTATTGCGACAGATGAACGATATGTATATATGGCGACACTTCGGAACGAGCGTCTCGTCGCCATCAACCGAGAGACGAAACAAGTGACGACGATTGTCGAAGGGGTAGGGCGGATTCGCGATGTATGGTTAGACGACGATACGTTGTATTTTATTTCGAATAATACGGACGGACGCGGCAATCCACAATCGCAAGACGACAAACTTTATCAAGTGACCATTCGATAG